The Syntrophorhabdus sp. genome contains the following window.
GTTGCGGTCGTAACCCAGGTTGTCGGAATCTCCTCGAAGATGCGTTTCACTGCCGCTGACACGCGTCCAGACGCACCTGACCTGTCTCGTGAACCTGTGGTCGCCGTCACGGGGATTGCAGCTAAGCATCTCGTCTGCGAACCGGATGTTCGAATGCGTGGCCGCCGTTGACATTGCCATGAACGGCGCGGGGCTCAGACGATCAAAGGCCTCACCGAGGGCCTGCACGGAGGGAAGATAGAGAAGTCTTGCCACGACAGGTGCAAGAGAGGCGGAACCGCCTGCGAGGAGTATGGAGTTTATGTTATTGCCGATGACCGCCTGGTTCCCCGTGAGTCCGGCAGGGGCGAAGTCGATCGATGTCCTGAGGGCAACGTCGGTCGCATTGGGATACACCAACTCGTATTGCGCCGCCGCCGAAGCCTGGATGACCTTCAGCCCATTGTTGGTGATACCGGTGTTGCCGGTAACGATCGTTACCTGCTGTGTTCCCGGCAGGGCAAAGCCTTTGTTCGCAATGTTCGGGGCCACCCATCCGGCAAGTGCCGTCGCGCCGCTCACTTTGACATGGTCCGCGGTGCCCGCCCTGGTATCGATATCGACGGCATAGACACCGGACGACTGCTGGACATAGTTCCCGGTAACTGTTGTGGTCACGACGTTCTCCAGCCCTCCCGGCGAGAGTGTTCCCTTATTTGTGAGCGTGCCCGTGCCGCCGAGATTGACCGTGGTTCCCGGGAGAAACCACGAACCCGTCATGTTGTTGAACGTGCTGTTGCCGGTGCCGAGATCGACAGAGCCGGCGATGGTTCCGAAATTGTTGATGGTCTCATCGCCCGTCGTCGCGATAAGGGCATTGCCGAGAGGGCCGCCTTTGCTCACCAGGGTTCCATAATTGGTGAGGGTATTGACAGCTCCCTCCAGTATCCGTACCGCCGAGCCCGTCCCGGAGCCTCCCCGAACAATCCCGTCCTGGATCGTGACGGAGATATTGCCCCCGGAACCACCGGTACTCTGGGCGAGGATGGCGTCAGAGCCCGCACCTTCCGCCAGGATATTACCACCATTGGTAACCGCTACGGGACCGCCGGTGCCGGTGCCGCCGATGCTCTGGGCGATGATGGCGTGCGCATAGGACCCCTGGGTCACGATATTGCCGCTGTTGTTGACCGTTACGGGACCGCCGGTGCCGGTGCCGCCGGCGCTGCCGGCGTTCCCGTTGACCGCATCCAGACCGCCGCCT
Protein-coding sequences here:
- a CDS encoding autotransporter domain-containing protein; amino-acid sequence: LGLTMPDGDGTNTGDGGQVTITNSGGIATSGAGAIAIIAQSIGGGGGLDAVNGNAGSAGGTGTGGPVTVNNSGNIVTQGSYAHAIIAQSIGGTGTGGPVAVTNGGNILAEGAGSDAILAQSTGGSGGNISVTIQDGIVRGGSGTGSAVRILEGAVNTLTNYGTLVSKGGPLGNALIATTGDETINNFGTIAGSVDLGTGNSTFNNMTGSWFLPGTTVNLGGTGTLTNKGTLSPGGLENVVTTTVTGNYVQQSSGVYAVDIDTRAGTADHVKVSGATALAGWVAPNIANKGFALPGTQQVTIVTGNTGITNNGLKVIQASAAAQYELVYPNATDVALRTSIDFAPAGLTGNQAVIGNNINSILLAGGSASLAPVVARLLYLPSVQALGEAFDRLSPAPFMAMSTAATHSNIRFADEMLSCNPRDGDHRFTRQVRCVWTRVSGSETHLRGDSDNLGYDRNAYTISAGIQQQIAGDFFGGFALSYENSTTDVSSYSRSTGSQIQGGLVAKNRWGGTAMALGVTGGYGWYDTKRYVDLPYPGTTAKSKQGITSFSGRARLAHDFEWKKWYLRPILDGTISYASMGGFTESGAAGANLSVEGRSQTTISARPALEAGGELSFKNGILARPYARAGLLHIFSGTRTNVSAQFEGAPANVPSFTIRNKLDSDMAYVSAGVDLFSKGGMVLRLDYSGLFSGNLTSGTGSFKLSIPF